In Equus asinus isolate D_3611 breed Donkey chromosome 13, EquAss-T2T_v2, whole genome shotgun sequence, one DNA window encodes the following:
- the DHX33 gene encoding ATP-dependent RNA helicase DHX33 isoform X3: MPEEAGFPPAKRFRPASGPPSRAGSCPPGRRVVMLLTAGGGGGGGGGRRPQPPLAQPAASPYPEAVELQRRSLPIFQARGQLLAQLRNLDSAVLIGETGSGKTTQIPQYLYEAGISRQGVIAVTQPRRVAAISLATRVSDEKRTELGKLVGYTVRFDDVTSEDTRIKFLTDGMLLREAISDSLLRKYSCVILDEAHERTIHTDVLFGVVKAAQRRRKELGKLPLKVVVMSATMDVDLFSQYFNGAPVLYLEGRQHPIQIFYTKQPQHDYLHAALVSVFQIHQEAPSSQDILVFLTGQEEIEAMSKTCRDIAKHLPDGCPSMLVLPLYASLPYAQQLRVFQGAPKGYRKVIISTNIAETSITISGIKYVVDTGMVKAKKYNPDSGLEVLAVQRVSKTQAWQRTGRAGREDSGICYRLYTEDEFEKFEKMTVPEIQRCNLASVMLQLLAMKVPNVLTFDFMSKPSPDHIQAAIAQLDLLGALEHKDDQLTLTPIGRKMAAFPLEPKFAKTILLSPKFHCTEEILTIVSLLSVDSVLHNPPARRDEVQSVRKKFISSEGDHVTLLNIYRTFKNIGGNKDWCKENFVNSKNMMLVAEVRAQLRDICLKS; encoded by the exons ATGCCCGAGGAGGCGGGCTTCCCGCCGGCCAAGAGGTTCCGGCCGGCCTCTGGGCCTCCGAGCCGCGCCGGGTCCTGCCCTCCCGGGAGGCGCGTGGTAATGCTGCTGActgcgggcggcggcggcggcgggggaggaggccggaggccgcagccGCCCCTGGCCCAGCCCGCGGCCAGCCCCTACCCAGAGGCTGTAGAGCTGCAGCGCCGGAGTCTGCCCATCTTCCAGGCGCGGGGGCAGCTGTTGGCCCAGCTCCGGAACCTGGACAGCGCCGTCCTCATCG ggGAAACTGGCTCTGGGAAGACGACTCAGATCCCTCAGTACCTGTACGAAGCGGGCATTAGCCGCCAGGGCGTCATTGCTGTGACCCAGCCTCGCCGCGTGGCTGCCATCTCTCTTGCTACTCGAGTCTCAGATGAGAAAAGAACTGAACTTGGGAAGCTG GTTGGCTATACAGTGCGCTTCGATGATGTCACCTCAGAAGACACCAGGATCAAGTTCCTGACAGATGGCATGCTTCTGCGTGAAGCAATTTCAGACTCCCTGCTTCGGAAGTACAGCTGTGTCATTTTAGATGAAGCCCACGAACGAACTATCCACACAGATGTGCTCTTTGGAGTGGTGAAAGCTGCACAGAGGAGGCGAAAGGAACTGGGGAAGCTGCCTCTCAAG GTGGTTGTCATGTCAGCCACGATGGATGTGGACCTGTTCTCTCAGTATTTCAATGGAGCCCCCGTGCTCTACCTGGAGGGTCGGCAGCATCCAATCCAGATTTTTTACACCAAACAGCCTCAGCATGATTACCTGCACGCCGCACTAGTCTCAGTCTTCCAGATCCACCAG GAAGCCCCTTCTTCTCAGGACATCCTGGTGTTCCTCACTGGTCAGGAGGAGATCGAAGCAATGAGCAAGACCTGTCGAGACATCGCGAAGCACCTCCCGGATGGCTGCCCCTCCATGCTGGTCCTTCCGCTGTACGCCTCCCTGCCCTACGCCCAGCAGCTCCGCGTCTTCCAGGGAGCCCCAAAG gGCTATCGCAAAGTGATCATTTCAACCAACATCGCTGAAACCTCCATAACCATTTCAGGAATAAAATATGTAGTTGACACGGGCATGGTTAAAGCAAAGAAGTATAACCCTG ACAGCGGCCTGGAGGTGTTAGCCGTGCAGCGGGTGTCTAAGACCCAGGCCTGGCAACGCACAGGGCGGGCTGGCAGAGAGGACAGTGGCATCTGTTACCGGCTATACACGGAGGATGAGTTTGAGAAGTTTGAGAAGATGACCGTGCCAGAGATCCAGAG GTGTAACCTGGCGAGTGTGATGCTGCAGCTCCTTGCCATGAAAGTCCCCAACGTGCTCACCTTTGACTTCATGTCCAAACCCTCCCCAG ATCACATTCAGGCAGCTATTGCCCAACTGGACCTGTTAGGTGCTCTTGAACATAAGGACGACCAGCTGACCCTGACTCCAATTGGAAGAAAGATGGCAGCATTTCCTCTAGAACCCAAATTTGCCAAA ACCATCCTGCTGTCCCCCAAATTCCACTGTACGGAGGAGATCCTGACCATCGTCTCCCTGCTGTCCGTGGACAGCGTTCTCCACAACCCCCCCGCCCGGCGGGACGAGGTGCAGAGTGTCCGGAAGAAGTTCATATCCAGCGAGGGCGATCACGTTACCCTGCTCAACATCTACCGGACCTTCAAAAACATAGGCGGAAATAAG GATTGGTGCAAAGAGAATTTTGTCAACAGCAAGAACATGATGCTGGTAGCTGAAGTCAGAGCACAGCTCAGGGATATCTGCTTAAAG AGCTGA
- the DHX33 gene encoding ATP-dependent RNA helicase DHX33 isoform X1 translates to MPEEAGFPPAKRFRPASGPPSRAGSCPPGRRVVMLLTAGGGGGGGGGRRPQPPLAQPAASPYPEAVELQRRSLPIFQARGQLLAQLRNLDSAVLIGETGSGKTTQIPQYLYEAGISRQGVIAVTQPRRVAAISLATRVSDEKRTELGKLVGYTVRFDDVTSEDTRIKFLTDGMLLREAISDSLLRKYSCVILDEAHERTIHTDVLFGVVKAAQRRRKELGKLPLKVVVMSATMDVDLFSQYFNGAPVLYLEGRQHPIQIFYTKQPQHDYLHAALVSVFQIHQEAPSSQDILVFLTGQEEIEAMSKTCRDIAKHLPDGCPSMLVLPLYASLPYAQQLRVFQGAPKGYRKVIISTNIAETSITISGIKYVVDTGMVKAKKYNPDSGLEVLAVQRVSKTQAWQRTGRAGREDSGICYRLYTEDEFEKFEKMTVPEIQRCNLASVMLQLLAMKVPNVLTFDFMSKPSPDHIQAAIAQLDLLGALEHKDDQLTLTPIGRKMAAFPLEPKFAKTILLSPKFHCTEEILTIVSLLSVDSVLHNPPARRDEVQSVRKKFISSEGDHVTLLNIYRTFKNIGGNKDWCKENFVNSKNMMLVAEVRAQLRDICLKMSMPITSSRGDMESVRRCLAHSLFMSTAELQPDGTYATTDTHQPVAIHPSSVLFHCKPACVVYTELLYTNKCYMRDLCVVDAEWLYEAAPEYFRRRLRTTRN, encoded by the exons ATGCCCGAGGAGGCGGGCTTCCCGCCGGCCAAGAGGTTCCGGCCGGCCTCTGGGCCTCCGAGCCGCGCCGGGTCCTGCCCTCCCGGGAGGCGCGTGGTAATGCTGCTGActgcgggcggcggcggcggcgggggaggaggccggaggccgcagccGCCCCTGGCCCAGCCCGCGGCCAGCCCCTACCCAGAGGCTGTAGAGCTGCAGCGCCGGAGTCTGCCCATCTTCCAGGCGCGGGGGCAGCTGTTGGCCCAGCTCCGGAACCTGGACAGCGCCGTCCTCATCG ggGAAACTGGCTCTGGGAAGACGACTCAGATCCCTCAGTACCTGTACGAAGCGGGCATTAGCCGCCAGGGCGTCATTGCTGTGACCCAGCCTCGCCGCGTGGCTGCCATCTCTCTTGCTACTCGAGTCTCAGATGAGAAAAGAACTGAACTTGGGAAGCTG GTTGGCTATACAGTGCGCTTCGATGATGTCACCTCAGAAGACACCAGGATCAAGTTCCTGACAGATGGCATGCTTCTGCGTGAAGCAATTTCAGACTCCCTGCTTCGGAAGTACAGCTGTGTCATTTTAGATGAAGCCCACGAACGAACTATCCACACAGATGTGCTCTTTGGAGTGGTGAAAGCTGCACAGAGGAGGCGAAAGGAACTGGGGAAGCTGCCTCTCAAG GTGGTTGTCATGTCAGCCACGATGGATGTGGACCTGTTCTCTCAGTATTTCAATGGAGCCCCCGTGCTCTACCTGGAGGGTCGGCAGCATCCAATCCAGATTTTTTACACCAAACAGCCTCAGCATGATTACCTGCACGCCGCACTAGTCTCAGTCTTCCAGATCCACCAG GAAGCCCCTTCTTCTCAGGACATCCTGGTGTTCCTCACTGGTCAGGAGGAGATCGAAGCAATGAGCAAGACCTGTCGAGACATCGCGAAGCACCTCCCGGATGGCTGCCCCTCCATGCTGGTCCTTCCGCTGTACGCCTCCCTGCCCTACGCCCAGCAGCTCCGCGTCTTCCAGGGAGCCCCAAAG gGCTATCGCAAAGTGATCATTTCAACCAACATCGCTGAAACCTCCATAACCATTTCAGGAATAAAATATGTAGTTGACACGGGCATGGTTAAAGCAAAGAAGTATAACCCTG ACAGCGGCCTGGAGGTGTTAGCCGTGCAGCGGGTGTCTAAGACCCAGGCCTGGCAACGCACAGGGCGGGCTGGCAGAGAGGACAGTGGCATCTGTTACCGGCTATACACGGAGGATGAGTTTGAGAAGTTTGAGAAGATGACCGTGCCAGAGATCCAGAG GTGTAACCTGGCGAGTGTGATGCTGCAGCTCCTTGCCATGAAAGTCCCCAACGTGCTCACCTTTGACTTCATGTCCAAACCCTCCCCAG ATCACATTCAGGCAGCTATTGCCCAACTGGACCTGTTAGGTGCTCTTGAACATAAGGACGACCAGCTGACCCTGACTCCAATTGGAAGAAAGATGGCAGCATTTCCTCTAGAACCCAAATTTGCCAAA ACCATCCTGCTGTCCCCCAAATTCCACTGTACGGAGGAGATCCTGACCATCGTCTCCCTGCTGTCCGTGGACAGCGTTCTCCACAACCCCCCCGCCCGGCGGGACGAGGTGCAGAGTGTCCGGAAGAAGTTCATATCCAGCGAGGGCGATCACGTTACCCTGCTCAACATCTACCGGACCTTCAAAAACATAGGCGGAAATAAG GATTGGTGCAAAGAGAATTTTGTCAACAGCAAGAACATGATGCTGGTAGCTGAAGTCAGAGCACAGCTCAGGGATATCTGCTTAAAG ATGTCAATGCCAATCACGTCGTCCCGAGGAGACATGGAGAGCGTCCGCcgctgcctggcacacagcctcTTCATGAGCACCGCCGAGCTTCAGCCAGATGGGACCTATGCCACTACAGACACCCACCAGCCGGTGGCCATCCACCCCTCGTCTGTCCTCTTCCATTGCAAGCCAGCCTGCGTGGTGTACACCGAGCTGCTCTACACCAACAAGTGCTACATGCGGGACCTGTGCGTGGTGGACGCCGAGTGGCTGTACGAGGCCGCGCCCGAGTACTTCAGGAGGAGGCTGCGAACCACCAGAAACTGA
- the DHX33 gene encoding ATP-dependent RNA helicase DHX33 isoform X4, producing MPEEAGFPPAKRFRPASGPPSRAGSCPPGRRVVMLLTAGGGGGGGGGRRPQPPLAQPAASPYPEAVELQRRSLPIFQARGQLLAQLRNLDSAVLIGETGSGKTTQIPQYLYEAGISRQGVIAVTQPRRVAAISLATRVSDEKRTELGKLVGYTVRFDDVTSEDTRIKFLTDGMLLREAISDSLLRKYSCVILDEAHERTIHTDVLFGVVKAAQRRRKELGKLPLKVVVMSATMDVDLFSQYFNGAPVLYLEGRQHPIQIFYTKQPQHDYLHAALVSVFQIHQEAPSSQDILVFLTGQEEIEAMSKTCRDIAKHLPDGCPSMLVLPLYASLPYAQQLRVFQGAPKGYRKVIISTNIAETSITISGIKYVVDTGMVKAKKYNPDSGLEVLAVQRVSKTQAWQRTGRAGREDSGICYRLYTEDEFEKFEKMTVPEIQRCNLASVMLQLLAMKVPNVLTFDFMSKPSPDHIQAAIAQLDLLGALEHKDDQLTLTPIGRKMAAFPLEPKFAKTILLSPKFHCTEEILTIVSLLSVDSVLHNPPARRDEVQSVRKKFISSEGDHVTLLNIYRTFKNIGGNKGDNQRRRVIPALHSACV from the exons ATGCCCGAGGAGGCGGGCTTCCCGCCGGCCAAGAGGTTCCGGCCGGCCTCTGGGCCTCCGAGCCGCGCCGGGTCCTGCCCTCCCGGGAGGCGCGTGGTAATGCTGCTGActgcgggcggcggcggcggcgggggaggaggccggaggccgcagccGCCCCTGGCCCAGCCCGCGGCCAGCCCCTACCCAGAGGCTGTAGAGCTGCAGCGCCGGAGTCTGCCCATCTTCCAGGCGCGGGGGCAGCTGTTGGCCCAGCTCCGGAACCTGGACAGCGCCGTCCTCATCG ggGAAACTGGCTCTGGGAAGACGACTCAGATCCCTCAGTACCTGTACGAAGCGGGCATTAGCCGCCAGGGCGTCATTGCTGTGACCCAGCCTCGCCGCGTGGCTGCCATCTCTCTTGCTACTCGAGTCTCAGATGAGAAAAGAACTGAACTTGGGAAGCTG GTTGGCTATACAGTGCGCTTCGATGATGTCACCTCAGAAGACACCAGGATCAAGTTCCTGACAGATGGCATGCTTCTGCGTGAAGCAATTTCAGACTCCCTGCTTCGGAAGTACAGCTGTGTCATTTTAGATGAAGCCCACGAACGAACTATCCACACAGATGTGCTCTTTGGAGTGGTGAAAGCTGCACAGAGGAGGCGAAAGGAACTGGGGAAGCTGCCTCTCAAG GTGGTTGTCATGTCAGCCACGATGGATGTGGACCTGTTCTCTCAGTATTTCAATGGAGCCCCCGTGCTCTACCTGGAGGGTCGGCAGCATCCAATCCAGATTTTTTACACCAAACAGCCTCAGCATGATTACCTGCACGCCGCACTAGTCTCAGTCTTCCAGATCCACCAG GAAGCCCCTTCTTCTCAGGACATCCTGGTGTTCCTCACTGGTCAGGAGGAGATCGAAGCAATGAGCAAGACCTGTCGAGACATCGCGAAGCACCTCCCGGATGGCTGCCCCTCCATGCTGGTCCTTCCGCTGTACGCCTCCCTGCCCTACGCCCAGCAGCTCCGCGTCTTCCAGGGAGCCCCAAAG gGCTATCGCAAAGTGATCATTTCAACCAACATCGCTGAAACCTCCATAACCATTTCAGGAATAAAATATGTAGTTGACACGGGCATGGTTAAAGCAAAGAAGTATAACCCTG ACAGCGGCCTGGAGGTGTTAGCCGTGCAGCGGGTGTCTAAGACCCAGGCCTGGCAACGCACAGGGCGGGCTGGCAGAGAGGACAGTGGCATCTGTTACCGGCTATACACGGAGGATGAGTTTGAGAAGTTTGAGAAGATGACCGTGCCAGAGATCCAGAG GTGTAACCTGGCGAGTGTGATGCTGCAGCTCCTTGCCATGAAAGTCCCCAACGTGCTCACCTTTGACTTCATGTCCAAACCCTCCCCAG ATCACATTCAGGCAGCTATTGCCCAACTGGACCTGTTAGGTGCTCTTGAACATAAGGACGACCAGCTGACCCTGACTCCAATTGGAAGAAAGATGGCAGCATTTCCTCTAGAACCCAAATTTGCCAAA ACCATCCTGCTGTCCCCCAAATTCCACTGTACGGAGGAGATCCTGACCATCGTCTCCCTGCTGTCCGTGGACAGCGTTCTCCACAACCCCCCCGCCCGGCGGGACGAGGTGCAGAGTGTCCGGAAGAAGTTCATATCCAGCGAGGGCGATCACGTTACCCTGCTCAACATCTACCGGACCTTCAAAAACATAGGCGGAAATAAG GGAGATAACCAGCGAAGACGTGTAATTCCAGCCTTGCACTCTGCTTGTGTTTAA
- the DHX33 gene encoding ATP-dependent RNA helicase DHX33 isoform X2 has translation MPEEAGFPPAKRFRPASGPPSRAGSCPPGRRVVMLLTAGGGGGGGGGRRPQPPLAQPAASPYPEAVELQRRSLPIFQARGQLLAQLRNLDSAVLIGETGSGKTTQIPQYLYEAGISRQGVIAVTQPRRVAAISLATRVSDEKRTELGKLVGYTVRFDDVTSEDTRIKFLTDGMLLREAISDSLLRKYSCVILDEAHERTIHTDVLFGVVKAAQRRRKELGKLPLKVVVMSATMDVDLFSQYFNGAPVLYLEGRQHPIQIFYTKQPQHDYLHAALVSVFQIHQEAPSSQDILVFLTGQEEIEAMSKTCRDIAKHLPDGCPSMLVLPLYASLPYAQQLRVFQGAPKGYRKVIISTNIAETSITISGIKYVVDTGMVKAKKYNPDSGLEVLAVQRVSKTQAWQRTGRAGREDSGICYRLYTEDEFEKFEKMTVPEIQRCNLASVMLQLLAMKVPNVLTFDFMSKPSPDHIQAAIAQLDLLGALEHKDDQLTLTPIGRKMAAFPLEPKFAKTILLSPKFHCTEEILTIVSLLSVDSVLHNPPARRDEVQSVRKKFISSEGDHVTLLNIYRTFKNIGGNKSFLPLVATVLKSVEVPRGNHAFTSRPCTECTVDVASPPALAACVHFQRRSEHAGIGAKRILSTART, from the exons ATGCCCGAGGAGGCGGGCTTCCCGCCGGCCAAGAGGTTCCGGCCGGCCTCTGGGCCTCCGAGCCGCGCCGGGTCCTGCCCTCCCGGGAGGCGCGTGGTAATGCTGCTGActgcgggcggcggcggcggcgggggaggaggccggaggccgcagccGCCCCTGGCCCAGCCCGCGGCCAGCCCCTACCCAGAGGCTGTAGAGCTGCAGCGCCGGAGTCTGCCCATCTTCCAGGCGCGGGGGCAGCTGTTGGCCCAGCTCCGGAACCTGGACAGCGCCGTCCTCATCG ggGAAACTGGCTCTGGGAAGACGACTCAGATCCCTCAGTACCTGTACGAAGCGGGCATTAGCCGCCAGGGCGTCATTGCTGTGACCCAGCCTCGCCGCGTGGCTGCCATCTCTCTTGCTACTCGAGTCTCAGATGAGAAAAGAACTGAACTTGGGAAGCTG GTTGGCTATACAGTGCGCTTCGATGATGTCACCTCAGAAGACACCAGGATCAAGTTCCTGACAGATGGCATGCTTCTGCGTGAAGCAATTTCAGACTCCCTGCTTCGGAAGTACAGCTGTGTCATTTTAGATGAAGCCCACGAACGAACTATCCACACAGATGTGCTCTTTGGAGTGGTGAAAGCTGCACAGAGGAGGCGAAAGGAACTGGGGAAGCTGCCTCTCAAG GTGGTTGTCATGTCAGCCACGATGGATGTGGACCTGTTCTCTCAGTATTTCAATGGAGCCCCCGTGCTCTACCTGGAGGGTCGGCAGCATCCAATCCAGATTTTTTACACCAAACAGCCTCAGCATGATTACCTGCACGCCGCACTAGTCTCAGTCTTCCAGATCCACCAG GAAGCCCCTTCTTCTCAGGACATCCTGGTGTTCCTCACTGGTCAGGAGGAGATCGAAGCAATGAGCAAGACCTGTCGAGACATCGCGAAGCACCTCCCGGATGGCTGCCCCTCCATGCTGGTCCTTCCGCTGTACGCCTCCCTGCCCTACGCCCAGCAGCTCCGCGTCTTCCAGGGAGCCCCAAAG gGCTATCGCAAAGTGATCATTTCAACCAACATCGCTGAAACCTCCATAACCATTTCAGGAATAAAATATGTAGTTGACACGGGCATGGTTAAAGCAAAGAAGTATAACCCTG ACAGCGGCCTGGAGGTGTTAGCCGTGCAGCGGGTGTCTAAGACCCAGGCCTGGCAACGCACAGGGCGGGCTGGCAGAGAGGACAGTGGCATCTGTTACCGGCTATACACGGAGGATGAGTTTGAGAAGTTTGAGAAGATGACCGTGCCAGAGATCCAGAG GTGTAACCTGGCGAGTGTGATGCTGCAGCTCCTTGCCATGAAAGTCCCCAACGTGCTCACCTTTGACTTCATGTCCAAACCCTCCCCAG ATCACATTCAGGCAGCTATTGCCCAACTGGACCTGTTAGGTGCTCTTGAACATAAGGACGACCAGCTGACCCTGACTCCAATTGGAAGAAAGATGGCAGCATTTCCTCTAGAACCCAAATTTGCCAAA ACCATCCTGCTGTCCCCCAAATTCCACTGTACGGAGGAGATCCTGACCATCGTCTCCCTGCTGTCCGTGGACAGCGTTCTCCACAACCCCCCCGCCCGGCGGGACGAGGTGCAGAGTGTCCGGAAGAAGTTCATATCCAGCGAGGGCGATCACGTTACCCTGCTCAACATCTACCGGACCTTCAAAAACATAGGCGGAAATAAG TCCTTCCTCCCTCTCGTAGCCACTGTCCTGAAGTCGGTCGAAGTTCCCAGGGGCAACCATGCTTTCACTTCACGTCCGTGCACAGAATGTACTGTAGATGTTGCCTCACCCCCGGCTTTGGCAGCTTGTGTCCACTTCCAGCGCCGCAGCGAGCATGCTGG GATTGGTGCAAAGAGAATTTTGTCAACAGCAAGAACATGA
- the DHX33 gene encoding ATP-dependent RNA helicase DHX33 isoform X5: MPEEAGFPPAKRFRPASGPPSRAGSCPPGRRVVMLLTAGGGGGGGGGRRPQPPLAQPAASPYPEAVELQRRSLPIFQARGQLLAQLRNLDSAVLIGETGSGKTTQIPQYLYEAGISRQGVIAVTQPRRVAAISLATRVSDEKRTELGKLVGYTVRFDDVTSEDTRIKFLTDGMLLREAISDSLLRKYSCVILDEAHERTIHTDVLFGVVKAAQRRRKELGKLPLKVVVMSATMDVDLFSQYFNGAPVLYLEGRQHPIQIFYTKQPQHDYLHAALVSVFQIHQEAPSSQDILVFLTGQEEIEAMSKTCRDIAKHLPDGCPSMLVLPLYASLPYAQQLRVFQGAPKGYRKVIISTNIAETSITISGIKYVVDTGMVKAKKYNPDSGLEVLAVQRVSKTQAWQRTGRAGREDSGICYRLYTEDEFEKFEKMTVPEIQRCNLASVMLQLLAMKVPNVLTFDFMSKPSPDHIQAAIAQLDLLGALEHKDDQLTLTPIGRKMAAFPLEPKFAKTILLSPKFHCTEEILTIVSLLSVDSVLHNPPARRDEVQSVRKKFISSEGDHVTLLNIYRTFKNIGGNKPLS; the protein is encoded by the exons ATGCCCGAGGAGGCGGGCTTCCCGCCGGCCAAGAGGTTCCGGCCGGCCTCTGGGCCTCCGAGCCGCGCCGGGTCCTGCCCTCCCGGGAGGCGCGTGGTAATGCTGCTGActgcgggcggcggcggcggcgggggaggaggccggaggccgcagccGCCCCTGGCCCAGCCCGCGGCCAGCCCCTACCCAGAGGCTGTAGAGCTGCAGCGCCGGAGTCTGCCCATCTTCCAGGCGCGGGGGCAGCTGTTGGCCCAGCTCCGGAACCTGGACAGCGCCGTCCTCATCG ggGAAACTGGCTCTGGGAAGACGACTCAGATCCCTCAGTACCTGTACGAAGCGGGCATTAGCCGCCAGGGCGTCATTGCTGTGACCCAGCCTCGCCGCGTGGCTGCCATCTCTCTTGCTACTCGAGTCTCAGATGAGAAAAGAACTGAACTTGGGAAGCTG GTTGGCTATACAGTGCGCTTCGATGATGTCACCTCAGAAGACACCAGGATCAAGTTCCTGACAGATGGCATGCTTCTGCGTGAAGCAATTTCAGACTCCCTGCTTCGGAAGTACAGCTGTGTCATTTTAGATGAAGCCCACGAACGAACTATCCACACAGATGTGCTCTTTGGAGTGGTGAAAGCTGCACAGAGGAGGCGAAAGGAACTGGGGAAGCTGCCTCTCAAG GTGGTTGTCATGTCAGCCACGATGGATGTGGACCTGTTCTCTCAGTATTTCAATGGAGCCCCCGTGCTCTACCTGGAGGGTCGGCAGCATCCAATCCAGATTTTTTACACCAAACAGCCTCAGCATGATTACCTGCACGCCGCACTAGTCTCAGTCTTCCAGATCCACCAG GAAGCCCCTTCTTCTCAGGACATCCTGGTGTTCCTCACTGGTCAGGAGGAGATCGAAGCAATGAGCAAGACCTGTCGAGACATCGCGAAGCACCTCCCGGATGGCTGCCCCTCCATGCTGGTCCTTCCGCTGTACGCCTCCCTGCCCTACGCCCAGCAGCTCCGCGTCTTCCAGGGAGCCCCAAAG gGCTATCGCAAAGTGATCATTTCAACCAACATCGCTGAAACCTCCATAACCATTTCAGGAATAAAATATGTAGTTGACACGGGCATGGTTAAAGCAAAGAAGTATAACCCTG ACAGCGGCCTGGAGGTGTTAGCCGTGCAGCGGGTGTCTAAGACCCAGGCCTGGCAACGCACAGGGCGGGCTGGCAGAGAGGACAGTGGCATCTGTTACCGGCTATACACGGAGGATGAGTTTGAGAAGTTTGAGAAGATGACCGTGCCAGAGATCCAGAG GTGTAACCTGGCGAGTGTGATGCTGCAGCTCCTTGCCATGAAAGTCCCCAACGTGCTCACCTTTGACTTCATGTCCAAACCCTCCCCAG ATCACATTCAGGCAGCTATTGCCCAACTGGACCTGTTAGGTGCTCTTGAACATAAGGACGACCAGCTGACCCTGACTCCAATTGGAAGAAAGATGGCAGCATTTCCTCTAGAACCCAAATTTGCCAAA ACCATCCTGCTGTCCCCCAAATTCCACTGTACGGAGGAGATCCTGACCATCGTCTCCCTGCTGTCCGTGGACAGCGTTCTCCACAACCCCCCCGCCCGGCGGGACGAGGTGCAGAGTGTCCGGAAGAAGTTCATATCCAGCGAGGGCGATCACGTTACCCTGCTCAACATCTACCGGACCTTCAAAAACATAGGCGGAAATAAG CCACTGTCCTGA
- the C1QBP gene encoding complement component 1 Q subcomponent-binding protein, mitochondrial — translation MLPLLRCVPRALGSAVAGLRAAAPSPPLRQLLQPAPRPCGRPFGLLSVRAGSERRPGLLRPRGPCACGCGALHTEGDKAFVEFLSDEIKEEKKIQKHKSLPKMSGGWELEVNGTEAKLVRKVAGEKITVTFNINNSIPPTFDGEEEPSQGQKVEEQEPELTSTPNFVVEVIKNGGKKALVLDCHYPEDEVGQEEEDESDIFSIREVSFQSTGESEWKDTNYTLNTDSLDWALYDHLMDFLADRGVDNTFADELVELSTALEHQEYITFLEDLKGFVKSQ, via the exons ATGCTGCCGCTGCTGCGCTGCGTGCCCCGCGCCCTCGGCTCCGCCGTCGCCGGCCTCCGCGCCGCCGCGCCCTCCCCGCCGCTCCGGCAGCTGCTGCAGCCCGCGCCGCGCCCGTGCGGCCGACCCTTCGGGCTGCTCAGCGTGCGCGCGGGGTCGGAGCGGCGGCCCGGCCTCCTGCGGCCTCGCGGGCCCTGCGCCTGCGGCTGCGGCGCGCTGCACACCGAGG GGGACAAAGCTTTTGTTGAATTCCTGAGTGATGAAattaaggaggaaaagaagatacAGAAGCATAAATCCCTCCCCAAGATGTCTGGAGGATGGGAGCTGGAAGTGAATGGGACAGAAGCCAAATTAGTACGGAAAGTTGCTGGAGAAAA gATCACTGTCACTTTCAATATTAACAACAGCATCCCACCAACATTTGATGGGGAGGAGGAGCCCTCCCAAGGGCAGAAGGTTGAAGAACAGGAG CCTGAATTGACATCCACTCCCAATTTCGTGGTTGAAGTTATAAAGAATGGCGGCAAGAAGGCCCTTGTGCTGGACTGTCACTATCCAGAAGATGAG GTTGGACAAGAGGAGGAGGACGAGAGTGACATTTTCTCCATCAGGGAAGTGAGCTTTCAGTCCACAGGCGAGTCTGAATGGAAGGACACAAATTACACACTCAACACGGACTCCTTGGACTGG GCCTTATATGACCACCTAATGGATTTCCTTGCGGACCGAGGGGTGGACAACACTTTCGCGGATGAATTGGTGGAGCTCAGCACAGCCCTGGAGCACCAGGAGTACATTACTTTCCTCGAAGACCTCAAAGGTTTTGTCAAGAGCCAGTAG